GTGCACGAACTGACACACGGTTGTCTGGAGCATCTTGAAATACCCACGTGGCTGAACGAAGCCATTGCGATGCGCATGGAGCACGCACTCTGTGGCAGCAGTCCCCTCGACCTGGATCGCGAGCAATATCGCCGTCACAAGGAATACTGGAACGCAGCCACCATCCAACAGTTCTGGGCAGGATCATCATGGAGTATCGTCGAGGACGGCTTTGAGCTGAGCTACAGCCTGGCGAAGATCATTTGGCGGAAATTTGAAAAGGATTTACGCGCCCCGCAATCAGCCATACTTGAGTTTATCGCAACGGCCAATCATGCCGATGCAGGAGAGGGGGCCTGCCGGAGACTGTTTGATTTAAGCCTCGGTGACTTTGTAGCGGATTTCCTCGGTGAAGGGCCATGGGCACCTGATCCGGAACGCTACCTCATGGAATATGAGGGAGGCAAGGATGTTGAGCGCGTGCCTGAATAAACACTTACGGCCGTGGAGGAAGTGGCTGGAGCGGCTGCCTGGGAGTGGCAGGGACCCTGACCGGAGGTGTGGTGGCCGTCGGTTTGTCTTTGGCTTTGACGAAGTCGGCACGGTTTTTCTGCAGGGGGGAGACGGTGCTTTGGCTGACCTGATAGATCCGACCATCAAAGGCTTTTGCGTCGGCCAGTTTTTCCTGCAGTGCCTTTTTCTTTTTCTCAAATTCAGAGTCGCGCGATTTGATGACCTCCGGCTTCTCCTTGGATTCATCCGCTTCAGGCGTCCTCTTTTCGGCAATTTCAGCGGTTACGTCGATGGTGAGCAGATAGCTCGGTTGCACGGCGGGGAGTCGGTCATCGGCATCCGGGTCCCGGGGTTTCTCTTTCTGGGGCCAGAATACCAGGGTGTAGGTAAACCCATCATAAGTGGTGATCACAGCCTGGCGTTTGAGTTTGACATCCGGATTGGCCGTCTCGCCAGCCTCCTTCTCGTTGAGGACATCCTGGAAGGCCGAGTAGCTGAAGAGGTTCCGCAGGGGATTGGTCGAGGTTAGCTGCATGACTTCCTGGTCGGTCATATCAGCAAGCTCGAACTGCCCGCTCGGGTTTTCACTGCCGTCCGTCTTGGGATGGCGGACGAGCTTCCACGGCTTGAATGCCGGATCGTCCGGAGCGTTTAGGGCGATGCTTTTAATCTGGTCGATCTTGAGAAAATCCTTATTGATCCAGTCCTTCGGGGAGGCGGTGACGCCAGGGAAGGTTTCGCCGACGGCATAGACACCGCTGTCGTCGCTACCGATGCGGACAAACCTGCCGCCACTCCGGCTTGTCCCTGAATATTTTCCAAAATAAACTTCAGCGACCGGCGACTTGTCCTTACCCGTGATAGTCACCTGGAGAGCCACCTCCGACTCGTCTTCAGCCTTGGTGGCGAGACCAAAGCGGCCGTAGTGCTCGCTACCGGAAGGGTACCCCTGAGTGACCTCGATCTCCTCAAGTGCTCCTAACAGGTTGCGCAGCAGTTCATAATTGATCGGGTAGTTGTCCCTCTCGGCCACAGCCCACGAGTCATCGCTTGTACGGACAAGAGTGGTGGTAAGCTCGCCTTGGGTGAGAGTGACCTTGGTGACCTCGCGGATCGGAAGGGCTTCGATCAGTTTGTCACCAGGTGCGAGTTTGGTACGTGTCGCCTGGTCGTCACTATTACCGAATTTTACGATGGATGCTACGATACCTAGGGCAATGGCGAGGAACCAGAGAATGAGAACGGTGCGGGACTTCATGAGAATAGTGAATGATGAATTTAGAAGATGGAATGGAGGCTACGCGACGCGGGTCGTGCGGCGGCGGACGAGCCAGACAAAGAGTCCGCTGAGGGCGACGAAGGCGGGGGTGATGCCAACGGTCATCCAACGGATTTTGGAATAGAGTTGGTCTTTTTTGGCCTGGAGGCCCTTTTGTTTATCGCGTAATTCACGGCGCAGCTTGACTTGTTGTGCTTGGAGTTCGCGGATTTTTTCCTCCTGCTCAGGAGTGAGTACAAGTGCCTTGCCCTGGCTTTTCTGCGATTGCAGTTGTTGCAACTGGGTGACGATGTCCTCCATCGACTTGCGTGCCTTTTCGATATCCTCGCGCATCTCCTGTTCGAAGTCGGTTTCCATTTCCTTCACGGCGGTGAACGGCCGCATGGTAGCGGCACGGCTTCGCGAGCCGATGAGGTGTTTCGAACCAGTGCACTGATCGAGTATGTTCTGCAGCAGGGCGGCATTGTTATTGACGGCGACATACCCCTGGGCCGACTGGCGGAAGCAGGCGCGGTCGTATAGGAAATCGGCATCGGAAATCAGGTAGACAATGCCCTCGGCCTCGGCCTTGGTGAGGGACTTGGCGGTTTCCTCCCCGGATTGCTGGTCTTTGGTTTTGGGATCTTTCTCCGCAGGGTCTTCCTTTGCCTTGGAGGGATCTCCCTCGGGAAATGCTGAATTGAATTTGCCTTTGAGGCGCATGACGAGGCCGTAGTGTTTGCCTGTGGGGGCACTGCGGGCGAAGAGCCCGGGGTCGGGTCGGGTCGCTGAACGACCGGGGATCAGCACAACCTCCTTCGAGGACTTGACCAGTGTTTCAATGGATACACCGCCACCGCTATTGATGGTGAATCCACCGGCAAGAGGAAAGTAGAGGTTTTCAAAGCCACGGGTAATGATTTCATCCTCCGAGGCAAGCGCATCCGTACTCAATGAGAGGTGGGCATACATGCGCTGGTTGTTACCGAAATCAGTGGCGTATTTACCGTCGGCCACCACGGAAGTGCTGTCCATTCCGATACCCCATGTGCCCAATAAGGACGTCAGGTTGGACGACGGCTGGACGCCACCCATCCCCTGCATCCGTGGATCGCCTTGAGGCGCGGTCAGGGCAAACGAATCAAGACAGGCAATGACGATACCGCCCTTGAGCAGATACTGATCGATCAAAAACTCGGTCCTGGTGTCAATCCCGGCCGGGTGGATAAGCAGAAGCACGGGAATGTCCTTGGGGTCGAGTGCGGCAGGTGACATTCCGAGGTCCTGGAGGTCGTAGCGCTGTTGTAGCAACTGGTAGATAATCCACGGTTGTTGTGGTTGCTGGCCCGGCATTTGCGCGGGAGCACCTTGCAGCGGCAGGGTGGTCATGAGTCCGACCTTGGTTTTTTCAAAGGCACTCACGTTGGCGATGGAGCTGGACAGGTGATACTCTAACATCGTCTCGTCCGACGGGTCGAGGAAGGGGATGGTTGCTTGTTGGTCGAGACAGGAGATGCAGAGTCCGAAATAGAGGTTTTCATCATTCACACGCTGACCACTGATACCGTCGAGATTGGCCGAATCCTCAGCGTCCGTATCGGGTTGGGGGTCAAGGTGTTCGATTCTAACTTTACCGCCTGACAGATTGGCGTATCGCTTCAACAGGTCATCCACCTTGCGCATGTAGGTTTTGATGCGGCGCGGCATGGCCTCGCTTTTCCTGGTTGCGTAGTAGCGGATGATCACCGGGCTATCGAGCTCGCTGAGTATGGCTTTGGTGCCCTCGGTGAGCGTGTGACGTTTGTCCTCGGTGAGGTCGATATTCCGGTTTCCCACGGATGTGGAACTCACTAGCCAGTTGGAGAAAATGACGATGAGGATGACGGCAACGATACCGAGAATGGCCC
The Akkermansiaceae bacterium DNA segment above includes these coding regions:
- a CDS encoding DUF4340 domain-containing protein — protein: MKSRTVLILWFLAIALGIVASIVKFGNSDDQATRTKLAPGDKLIEALPIREVTKVTLTQGELTTTLVRTSDDSWAVAERDNYPINYELLRNLLGALEEIEVTQGYPSGSEHYGRFGLATKAEDESEVALQVTITGKDKSPVAEVYFGKYSGTSRSGGRFVRIGSDDSGVYAVGETFPGVTASPKDWINKDFLKIDQIKSIALNAPDDPAFKPWKLVRHPKTDGSENPSGQFELADMTDQEVMQLTSTNPLRNLFSYSAFQDVLNEKEAGETANPDVKLKRQAVITTYDGFTYTLVFWPQKEKPRDPDADDRLPAVQPSYLLTIDVTAEIAEKRTPEADESKEKPEVIKSRDSEFEKKKKALQEKLADAKAFDGRIYQVSQSTVSPLQKNRADFVKAKDKPTATTPPVRVPATPRQPLQPLPPRP
- a CDS encoding Gldg family protein, which translates into the protein MAKAKITYPTFRAILGIVAVILIVIFSNWLVSSTSVGNRNIDLTEDKRHTLTEGTKAILSELDSPVIIRYYATRKSEAMPRRIKTYMRKVDDLLKRYANLSGGKVRIEHLDPQPDTDAEDSANLDGISGQRVNDENLYFGLCISCLDQQATIPFLDPSDETMLEYHLSSSIANVSAFEKTKVGLMTTLPLQGAPAQMPGQQPQQPWIIYQLLQQRYDLQDLGMSPAALDPKDIPVLLLIHPAGIDTRTEFLIDQYLLKGGIVIACLDSFALTAPQGDPRMQGMGGVQPSSNLTSLLGTWGIGMDSTSVVADGKYATDFGNNQRMYAHLSLSTDALASEDEIITRGFENLYFPLAGGFTINSGGGVSIETLVKSSKEVVLIPGRSATRPDPGLFARSAPTGKHYGLVMRLKGKFNSAFPEGDPSKAKEDPAEKDPKTKDQQSGEETAKSLTKAEAEGIVYLISDADFLYDRACFRQSAQGYVAVNNNAALLQNILDQCTGSKHLIGSRSRAATMRPFTAVKEMETDFEQEMREDIEKARKSMEDIVTQLQQLQSQKSQGKALVLTPEQEEKIRELQAQQVKLRRELRDKQKGLQAKKDQLYSKIRWMTVGITPAFVALSGLFVWLVRRRTTRVA